The DNA segment GACCCTGCCGCGCTCGTCCACCGGACGGAACGTGACGGTCGACTCGTTCGCGTACGGCGAGGTGAAGCTCGGCGTCGGGTCGGCGTCGGCGGCGCCGTTGCTCGCCGCCCCCTGGCCGAGACCACGCTTGGCGAACGCGTTCCAGATGATGTCCTGGTTCTTGCCGCCGAAGCGCACCCGGTCGGCGGCGATCAGCGCGTCCCGGGCGTCGACCTGGCTGTTCGCGGAGTTCGCCAGCAGCAGGAACGAGTCGAAGACGAGCTGGATCCATCGCCGGTTGCCCGGGCACTTGGTGACCGCGACCTTGCCGTTGGCGCAGGCCTTCTGCAGACCCGCGCTGCCGGCGCCGTACCGCTTCATGAACGCGGACCGGATGTCGAAGTTGGTGGCGCTCCACACCTCACCGGAGGCGTGCACCTGCAGGCCCACGAAGTCGTAGTCGACGTGGCTGTAGTTGAGCGGGCTGCGGCTCATGTTGAAGTTGCGGATACCGGCGCCGCCGTCACCGGTCACGTACTCACCGATGGTGTAGGCGCTGCTGCCCTTCGGCATGTAGCCGTGCTCGTAGAGGTATTCGATCGCGAGCAGGTCGGACCAGCTCTCGCTCATGCCCTGCGGCGAGCTCAGACCGGCGTTCGGCCCGGCGATCATGCGGTTGGTGATGGCGTGCGTGTACTCGTGGGCGATCACCGACATGTCGTAGTCGCCGTCGACGCAGGGTCCGTAGAAGGCGCCGGCGATCGGCTGCCACAGGTACATGTTGGTGATCGGCGCCTGGCCGTCCGGCGGCGTGATCTGGTTGGCGTTGTTGCGGGCCGCGAAGTCCGGCGGGCCGCCACTGATGCCACCGGCCTGCGCGTTGCCCTGCTCGTAGTCGTTGCCCAGACCGGCAGAGGTGAAGTTCTCGGCCTGCATGTTCCAGGTCTCCTCGGTGAAGCCGAGGTGGTACGACCAGTCGTGCATCCGGTTGTGCATGGCGAACAGGTTGGCCCGGGCCGCGTCGATGTCGTTCTCGGCCGGCGAGGTGAAGACGCCGGGCGAGCACTGCTCCTCGAACCACTGGTTGGTCCACGGGTACTGGTACGCGCGGGCCGGGCTCGGGGTGGCCGTCTCGGTGCCGACCGTGAACGGGTCGTTCGAGTTCCAGTTCTCCACCGCGATCGCGTTGTTGCCCCGCGTCGTCAGTGTCGGCTGGTCGGTGGCCGGGTCGACATCCCAGCCGAGCGGCGACGCCGGGGTGCCGACGACCTCGTCGCAGCGCCGGGACGGGAACTGGCACCAGGTCCGGCGGGTGTCCCGCGAGGAGTGGTCGACGCGCGGCGAGTTCGGGAAGACGTCCCACTCCGGGTTGTCGCTGTCCGCGTCCACGATGCTGTCGCTGACCAGCACGGCGCCGTCGCGGGCGTCGACCCAGGTGGTGTACGCCTCCGGCTCGGCGCCGGTCAGGTCCTGTCCGAGGGTGACCTGGTAGGCCGCGCGGGCGCCCTGCTCCGGGGTCGGCACGGCGACCAGCTCGGTGGCGAGGACGGTCGGGCTGGTGAGACCGGCGTCGGCGGCGGCGATGCGTTCCGCGTCCGCCTTGCTGAGGGTGGCCGGCGCCGGCGCTGCCGCGTCGCGGGCCAGTGACGAGCTGACGCTCCACACCTGCCCGTCGCGCACGCCGACCGAGAGCAGGCCGTCACGACCGGCGACCAGGTCACCGAACCGCTGCCTGAAGATCACCACGGCGCCCTCGCCGAGCTGCTGCTTCGTGAGCACCTCGAGGGCGTCCGCGCCGCTGTGGCTCAGACCCAGCACGTCGAGGTGCGACGCCACGTACGCCTGGGCGGCCGCGACCGGCTCGGCCGGCAGTCCGGCGGCCAGGGGCTCCCCGGTGGGCGTCAGCGCGGCCGGGGTGCCGAGCGTGTTCCAGCGGACCAGCGCGCCGGTCTCGGCGGCGCCCCGACGCTGTTCCGCGGTCGGCGTGAGCCGTCCCCGGCGGTTGTCCTTGCTGTGCTGGTGGTCGTCGTCATGGACCCGGGCGGTCCGGGGTGGCTCTGCGGGAGCCGCGCTGCTCGCCGTAGCGGGAGTGAGCACGAGCACCGCGGCGACGAGGGCTGTTGTGGATGCCGCCGACGCACGGGATGGTGTGCGCACGGTACCTCCTTTTTGGACGGCCTTTACCGACCAGGCCATCCGATCAGCCGGACGGCCCCGGCGACATGGGCCGAACATCCACAATCGAAGTTGATCAATTGCTATGTCCGTCGATGTCGCCGGGGCCGCCGGCGGATCAGCCGACCGGCTCCAGCTCGCGCTCCGGCTCGCCGGGGACCGGCAGCGGGCGCTTCCGGTCGCGGCGGCTCTCGACCATCGTGTAGAGGGTCGGGATCAGCACCAGGGTCAGCAGGGTCGAGCTGACCAGCCCGCCGATCACCACGACGGCGAGCGGCTGCGAGATGAACCCACCCGAGCCGGTGATGCCGAGCGCCATCGGCACCAGCGCGAAGATGGTGGCGAGGGCGGTCATCAGGATCGGCCGCAGGCGGCGCAGGCCACCCTCGACGACGGCCTCGGTGACGGTCATGCCGCGGTCACGGTATTGATTGATGAGGTCCATCAGCACGATCGCGTTCGTCACCACGATGCCGATCAGCATGAGGACGCCGATCAGCGCGGCGACACCCATCGGGGTGCCGGTGACCAGCAGCAGCGCGACCGCGCCGACGAACGCGAACGGGATCGACACGAGCAGGATCAGGGTCTGCCGGATGCTGCGGAACACCGCCACCAGGATCAGGAAGACCAGCGCGATGGCCGCCACGATGGCGAGGAAGAGCTGGCCGAACGCCTCGTCCTGCTGGGCGGTGACGCCACCGGTCTCGTACGACGCCCCGGCCGGCAGGGTGAGCCCGTCGAGCGCGGCGGTGACCGCAGACCCGGCCGCGCCGGTGTCGTCGCCGACCGGTGTAGCGGTGACCGTGTTGGTACGGTCGCCGTCGGCGCGGCCCCGCTGGACCGGGCCGTCGACCTGGGTGACGGTCGCGACCTTGTCCAGCCGGACCGGGCCGGTCGGCGTCATCACGGTGAGCGCCTTGACCTCGGCGAGGCTGTCCGGCGCCGGCGCGGCGGCCTTGACCACCACGTCGTTCGCGCCGACCCGGCTGGTCGTGACACCCTGCACCGCGGTGCGCAGCGTGGAGACGATGGTCTGGTCGGTGACGCCGTACCGCGCGGCCGCCTCGCCCTTGGGCACGATGCTGATCTGCGGGGCGCTCGCGCTCAGATCGCTGGTCACGCCGGTGACCTCGGTGACCGCCGTGAGCGCCTGCTCGACCTGCTCGGTCGCCTTCGTCAGGACGTCGTCGTCGGAGGCGCGCACCGACACCTCGATGTCGGTGCCGCCGAGACCCGCGCCGCCGGAGCCGACAGTCAGGTCATCGAAGCCGGACAGGGCGTCCTCGACCGCCGCCGCGTCGGCGCCCTCGGCCAGGTTGACCGTGTAGGAGATGCCGCCGCCTCCCCCGAGGAACCCGCCGGTGGAACCGATCACCACCTGGTACGACTCGACGCCCTCGGTGGTCGCGAGCACCTTCTCGACCTTCGTGGCGGCCTCGTCCTGGCTCGCCAGATCGGTGCCGGGCGGCAGCTCCTGGGTGATCGACAGGCTCTGCTGCTCGGAGTCGCCGAGGAAGCTGGTCTTCAGCGAGCCGGCCATCGCCACCGTCGCGACCAGCAGCAGCGCCGCGCCGGCCAGGACCGTCTTGCGGCGGCGCACCGACCAGGCGATCACCGGCAGGTAGACCCGGGGCAGGAAGCCGTGCCGCTCCTCGGCCTCGACCTGCTCGCGGGTCACGCCGGTCTTCGGGGCGGGCAGGAACCAGTAGGCGAGGACCGGGACGATCGTCAGCGACACCAGCAGCGACGCCACCATCGCGACCGTCACGGTGATCGAGAACGGGCCGAACAGCTCACCCACGAAGCCGCTCACGAACGCGATCGGCAGGAACACCGCGACCGTGGTGAGCGTCGACGAGGTGACGGCTGAGGACACCTCGCGGACGGCGGTGAGGATCGCCGCACGGCGCGGTTCGCCGTACGCCAGATGGCGCTTGATGTTCTCCAGGACAACGATCGAGTCGTCCACCACCCGGCCGACGGCGATGGTGAGGCCGCCGAGGGTGAGGATGTTGAGGGAGTAGTCGCGGGACCAGAGCACGGTCAGCGCGATCAGCAGCGACACCGGGATCGAGACGGCCGTGACCAGCGTGGACCGGGCCGAGCGCAGGAACAGCAGGATCACCACGATCGCCATGAGCAGGCCGAGCGCGCCCTCTTCGAGCAGGCCGTTCACCGACTCCCGGACCTGCGGGCCGCTGTCCGAGACGACGGTCAGCCTCGCGCCGTTCCCGAGATCGCCCTGCAACTCGTCCAGCTGGTCGCGGACGTCGGAGGAGATCGACGCCGAGCTGCCGCCGTGGTCCATCGTGATCGAGACGCCGAGGCTCGGCCTGCCGTCGGTACGGGTGATCGACGTGCCGGCGGCGTCCGCGAGTCTCACCGTCGCGACGTCCTCGAGCCGCACCGGACCCGGCAGCCAGAGGTTCTCCACCTGCTCGACCGAGGTGACCGACGTGCCGACCGCCAGGCTCAGGTCCTTGCCGTCCGACGTGATGGAACCGGCCGACTGGGTGCCGCCGAGGCCGGTCAGCGCCGTGATGATCGCCTGGGTCTCCGACGGCTTCGCCGGGGTGACCGTGACGACCTGGTCGCGGGTGCCGGAGACGGACACCTCGTTGACGCCGTCGACGGCCTGCAGCGCGGGCACCACGTCGCTGCGCAGCTTCGCGGCGAGGGCCCGCTGGTCGCCGTCCGAGGTGGCGGCCAGGACCATCGTCGGCATGTCGCCGGTGCTGCCGGTCATCACCTGCGGATCGACGTCGGCCGGCAGCTGCCGGGAGATCTTCGAGACGGCCTGCTCGATGTCGCCGGCCGCGTCGTCGATAGCGGTGCCGAACGCGAACGACAGCAGCACCACCGCCGAGCCCTGCGTCGAGGTGGAGGTCATGCTCTCCACGCCGTCGATGCCCTCCACGGCGTCCTCGAGCGGGACGGTGACCTGCTCCTCGACGACCTCCGGCGCGGCGCCCGGGTAGGAGGCGACGACGGTCACCGCGGGGAACGACAGGTCGGGCAGCAGCTGCTGTTTCAGCGACGACGTGGCATAGACGCCGAGTGCGACCAGGAGCACGGTGACCAGGGCCACCAGCTTCCGGTTCGTGAGACTCAACCGGGACAGCAAGGACACGCGGAACCCCTAGCTCGGGCGACTTCTGTGGGCGCTCCCAGTCTTCGCCGGGACCGGCTCCGGCGCGTCGTCCGGCCGAGGTGCCTTCGCCTACTCCAGCCGCAGTAGGCACGGGTCCTCGCTACTGCGGCTGCTGATTCCCCGGGCGTACGAGACCGCTCTGGTACGCCACGACGACCAGTTGTGCGCGGTCGCGCACCCCGAGCTTGGCCATCGCCCGGTTCACGTGCGTCTTCGCCGTCAGCGGCGACAGGAACAGGCGCTCGGCGATCCCGTCGTTGGACAGGCCGTGCGCCACCAGCACCAGGACCTCACGCTCGCGCTGGGTCAGCTCGGCGAGCCTCTCGGCGGACGGCGCCGGATCGGACTCGGGCCGGCTGAGCAGGTGGTCGAGGAGCCCGCGGGTGGCCTTCGGGGAGAGCATCGCGTCACCGGCGGCGACCGCGCGTACCGCGCTGATCAGGTCGTCCGGGCCGACGCCCTTGCCGAGGAAGCCGCTCGCGCCGGCCCGCAGCGCGAGCATCACGTTGTCGTCCTGCTCGAAGGTGGTCAGCACGAGGACCCGCACCCCGGCGAGGTCGTCGTCGGCGGCGATCCGGCGGGTCGCCTCGATGCCGTCGACGCCGGGCATCCGGATGTCCATCAGGACCACGTCGGCGCGCCGGGCCCGGGCCAGCTCCACCGCCTCCCGGCCGTCGACGGCCTCCCCCACGATCTCCAGGTCGGGCTCGGAGTCCAGGATCATCCGATAGCCGGCCCGGATCAGCGGCTGGTCGTCGGCGAGCAGGACACGGATCGTCATTTGGGTTCCTCGATGGGTGCGGGCAGTTGTGCTGTCACGGTGAACGGGCCGGGCGGTCCGCCGTACGCGGAGAAGGTCCCGTCGGCGGCGGCCGCCCGCTCGCGCATGCCCACCAGGCCGTAACCGGACCCTGCGGTGCCGCGGCCCGCCGCGGCGGCGTTGACCACCTCGATCGTGACCGCGTCGGCCGTGTAGGTGACGGTGAGCGCCGCCGTCCCGGTGCCGTGCTTCTGCGCGTTCGTGAGCGACTCCTGCACGATCCGGTAGGCGGCCAGGTCCACCACGACCGGCAGCTCCCGCACCACGCCGGCCTGGTGGAACGTGACCCGCAAGCCGGCCGCCGCCATCGTCTCCAGCAGCTCCGGCAGGCGCACGAGACCCCGGGTCGGCTCGATCTGGTCGGGATCGTCCGACTGCCGCAG comes from the Actinoplanes sp. OR16 genome and includes:
- a CDS encoding M36 family metallopeptidase; the encoded protein is MRTPSRASAASTTALVAAVLVLTPATASSAAPAEPPRTARVHDDDHQHSKDNRRGRLTPTAEQRRGAAETGALVRWNTLGTPAALTPTGEPLAAGLPAEPVAAAQAYVASHLDVLGLSHSGADALEVLTKQQLGEGAVVIFRQRFGDLVAGRDGLLSVGVRDGQVWSVSSSLARDAAAPAPATLSKADAERIAAADAGLTSPTVLATELVAVPTPEQGARAAYQVTLGQDLTGAEPEAYTTWVDARDGAVLVSDSIVDADSDNPEWDVFPNSPRVDHSSRDTRRTWCQFPSRRCDEVVGTPASPLGWDVDPATDQPTLTTRGNNAIAVENWNSNDPFTVGTETATPSPARAYQYPWTNQWFEEQCSPGVFTSPAENDIDAARANLFAMHNRMHDWSYHLGFTEETWNMQAENFTSAGLGNDYEQGNAQAGGISGGPPDFAARNNANQITPPDGQAPITNMYLWQPIAGAFYGPCVDGDYDMSVIAHEYTHAITNRMIAGPNAGLSSPQGMSESWSDLLAIEYLYEHGYMPKGSSAYTIGEYVTGDGGAGIRNFNMSRSPLNYSHVDYDFVGLQVHASGEVWSATNFDIRSAFMKRYGAGSAGLQKACANGKVAVTKCPGNRRWIQLVFDSFLLLANSANSQVDARDALIAADRVRFGGKNQDIIWNAFAKRGLGQGAASNGAADADPTPSFTSPYANESTVTFRPVDERGRVVPGAKLFVGDFQARAVAVADTDPATALPDTVDLVPGRFSFIAQAPGHGEARVPATEFRSGRDRTLTVKMPTNLASGTNGATATGDGVNLAALIDDDEATNWASLAAPIAGKGVGVDLAGDRQRVDRVQVSAMLRPAITGNADPAAQSRFSALRQFKVLACTASAANDCADAADYRTAYVSKRDAFPSGNPRPRGPELIVRSFDIPDTTATHLRIEVVTNQCTGTPAYAGEQDADPRAATDCSTASPQAQNVRIAEFQAYAR
- a CDS encoding efflux RND transporter permease subunit yields the protein MSLLSRLSLTNRKLVALVTVLLVALGVYATSSLKQQLLPDLSFPAVTVVASYPGAAPEVVEEQVTVPLEDAVEGIDGVESMTSTSTQGSAVVLLSFAFGTAIDDAAGDIEQAVSKISRQLPADVDPQVMTGSTGDMPTMVLAATSDGDQRALAAKLRSDVVPALQAVDGVNEVSVSGTRDQVVTVTPAKPSETQAIITALTGLGGTQSAGSITSDGKDLSLAVGTSVTSVEQVENLWLPGPVRLEDVATVRLADAAGTSITRTDGRPSLGVSITMDHGGSSASISSDVRDQLDELQGDLGNGARLTVVSDSGPQVRESVNGLLEEGALGLLMAIVVILLFLRSARSTLVTAVSIPVSLLIALTVLWSRDYSLNILTLGGLTIAVGRVVDDSIVVLENIKRHLAYGEPRRAAILTAVREVSSAVTSSTLTTVAVFLPIAFVSGFVGELFGPFSITVTVAMVASLLVSLTIVPVLAYWFLPAPKTGVTREQVEAEERHGFLPRVYLPVIAWSVRRRKTVLAGAALLLVATVAMAGSLKTSFLGDSEQQSLSITQELPPGTDLASQDEAATKVEKVLATTEGVESYQVVIGSTGGFLGGGGGISYTVNLAEGADAAAVEDALSGFDDLTVGSGGAGLGGTDIEVSVRASDDDVLTKATEQVEQALTAVTEVTGVTSDLSASAPQISIVPKGEAAARYGVTDQTIVSTLRTAVQGVTTSRVGANDVVVKAAAPAPDSLAEVKALTVMTPTGPVRLDKVATVTQVDGPVQRGRADGDRTNTVTATPVGDDTGAAGSAVTAALDGLTLPAGASYETGGVTAQQDEAFGQLFLAIVAAIALVFLILVAVFRSIRQTLILLVSIPFAFVGAVALLLVTGTPMGVAALIGVLMLIGIVVTNAIVLMDLINQYRDRGMTVTEAVVEGGLRRLRPILMTALATIFALVPMALGITGSGGFISQPLAVVVIGGLVSSTLLTLVLIPTLYTMVESRRDRKRPLPVPGEPERELEPVG
- a CDS encoding response regulator transcription factor; protein product: MTIRVLLADDQPLIRAGYRMILDSEPDLEIVGEAVDGREAVELARARRADVVLMDIRMPGVDGIEATRRIAADDDLAGVRVLVLTTFEQDDNVMLALRAGASGFLGKGVGPDDLISAVRAVAAGDAMLSPKATRGLLDHLLSRPESDPAPSAERLAELTQREREVLVLVAHGLSNDGIAERLFLSPLTAKTHVNRAMAKLGVRDRAQLVVVAYQSGLVRPGNQQPQ